One stretch of Pedobacter riviphilus DNA includes these proteins:
- a CDS encoding DNA/RNA helicase domain-containing protein encodes MSKRYLISTSKFSEESLTDISLKHQNFLSWPLVYFLSENNEHEAYVGETTDLVSRMKAHLKSNRKKKLNSVHLISSNLFNKSATLDIESNLIKYIAADGRYKLQNGNLGVIDHNFYQKKELYWDIFKDIWSELRTLGITRHSLEYIDNSDLFKYSPYKSLSEDQVSSLKAILKCLLDDRAKVSLIEGGAGTGKSILAIFLFKLLKTDTEDFNFTDFDENDLELFDLFKKVKEQYGHLEMALVVPMSSFRKTIEKVFKGIKGLKSNMVIGPADVAKKKYDLLIVDESHRLRQRVNLGAYFGAFDQNCEALGFDKMTSSELDWVLKQADKSILFYDEQQSIKPSDVSTIAFNNLKQKAGIRYEILKTQFRVKGGAEYVKFIQGLFTEQNKALKPYTPGLNYESYLYESLDDMVNDIKLKDQQFGLSRLIAGFAWKWISKKDKSKFDIVIEDTKLQWNAVTVDWVNTPNAINEVGCIHTIQGYDLNYTGVIIGPEISYDPITEKLIIHDQLYQDKNGKNSIKDPEILKNYIINIYKTIFLRGINGTFVYVCDPVLRNHFKKFWRLKETIAEVKPLNIYPNKANGQCIPFYDLNIAAGSFSYYQQVENISFLELPESLKANADLFACKIVGESMNKIIPNGSIALFKKYSGGSRNGLICLVESTNIYDKDLGGQYTIKEYRSKKAQTDDSWVHEEITLHPLSTDEYFKPLVLRDEETIDLKVIGIFQKVLP; translated from the coding sequence ATGAGTAAACGTTATCTAATTAGCACCTCTAAATTTTCCGAAGAAAGTTTAACAGATATAAGTTTAAAACATCAGAATTTTTTATCCTGGCCATTAGTTTACTTTTTAAGTGAAAACAATGAGCATGAAGCTTATGTTGGGGAAACTACCGACCTTGTTAGTAGGATGAAAGCCCATTTAAAAAGCAATCGTAAAAAAAAACTTAACTCAGTACATTTAATTTCTAGTAATCTTTTTAACAAATCTGCAACGCTAGATATTGAATCGAATTTAATAAAATACATAGCTGCCGATGGCCGCTATAAGTTACAAAATGGTAATTTAGGCGTTATTGACCATAACTTTTACCAAAAGAAGGAACTATATTGGGATATTTTTAAAGATATCTGGTCTGAACTCCGAACGTTGGGTATTACCAGACATTCTTTAGAATACATAGATAATAGTGATCTTTTTAAATATTCGCCTTATAAAAGTTTGTCGGAGGATCAGGTTAGTAGTCTAAAAGCGATACTTAAATGTTTGTTGGATGATCGGGCAAAGGTGAGTTTAATTGAAGGTGGTGCTGGAACAGGAAAGAGTATTTTAGCTATATTTTTATTTAAACTCTTAAAAACAGATACCGAAGATTTTAATTTTACTGATTTTGACGAGAATGATCTGGAACTTTTTGATTTGTTTAAAAAAGTTAAGGAACAATACGGTCATTTGGAAATGGCTTTAGTAGTGCCTATGTCCTCGTTTAGAAAAACAATAGAAAAAGTTTTTAAAGGGATTAAAGGGTTAAAATCAAATATGGTTATCGGGCCTGCTGATGTGGCTAAAAAGAAATATGATTTATTAATTGTTGATGAATCACATCGTTTAAGGCAAAGAGTGAATTTGGGCGCTTATTTTGGTGCCTTTGATCAAAACTGTGAAGCACTAGGTTTCGATAAAATGACGAGTTCTGAGCTGGACTGGGTTTTAAAACAAGCCGATAAAAGCATCTTATTTTATGATGAGCAGCAAAGTATAAAACCTTCTGATGTGTCGACCATTGCTTTTAATAATTTAAAACAAAAAGCCGGTATCCGTTACGAAATATTGAAAACTCAATTTAGGGTAAAGGGTGGTGCAGAATACGTAAAATTTATTCAAGGTTTGTTTACTGAGCAAAATAAGGCATTAAAACCTTATACACCTGGTTTAAACTATGAGTCATATCTCTACGAATCTCTAGATGATATGGTGAATGACATCAAATTGAAAGATCAGCAATTTGGCTTATCCAGATTAATTGCAGGTTTTGCCTGGAAATGGATTTCAAAGAAAGATAAAAGCAAATTTGACATTGTTATCGAGGATACAAAGTTGCAATGGAATGCCGTAACCGTTGATTGGGTAAATACACCAAATGCCATAAATGAAGTTGGTTGTATACATACTATTCAAGGTTATGATCTAAATTATACTGGCGTAATCATTGGGCCTGAAATTAGCTATGATCCTATAACAGAAAAACTAATTATTCATGATCAACTATATCAGGATAAAAATGGCAAAAACTCTATTAAAGATCCTGAAATATTAAAAAACTATATTATTAATATTTATAAAACCATTTTTTTAAGAGGAATTAATGGAACTTTCGTTTACGTTTGCGATCCAGTACTGCGTAACCATTTTAAAAAGTTTTGGCGATTAAAAGAAACCATAGCTGAAGTTAAGCCGCTAAATATATATCCGAACAAAGCCAACGGGCAATGCATTCCTTTTTATGATTTAAATATTGCTGCGGGTTCATTTTCCTATTACCAGCAAGTTGAAAATATTAGCTTTTTGGAATTGCCTGAAAGCTTAAAGGCAAATGCCGATCTATTTGCTTGCAAAATTGTTGGCGAATCTATGAATAAAATTATCCCTAACGGATCAATTGCGTTATTTAAAAAATATAGTGGAGGCTCACGTAATGGATTGATTTGCTTAGTCGAATCAACCAATATATATGATAAAGATTTAGGCGGTCAATATACTATTAAAGAATACAGAAGCAAGAAAGCCCAAACTGATGATAGTTGGGTGCATGAAGAAATTACCTTACATCCTTTATCTACCGATGAGTATTTTAAGCCCCTTGTTTTAAGAGATGAAGAAACTATTGATTTAAAGGTTATAGGGATTTTTCAAAAAGTGTTGCCTTAA
- a CDS encoding TolC family protein has product MKRFNIITILLLALIWSGCSVSKDTALPNIAPGLFRNSSPQDSSSIGTMPLKSFINDLTVQNLIDTALVKNYDMQIALKNIDAAEVLFKQSKLGYLPELKLQVSANSSRPSDNSLNGLSLNQFTGSTHIEDYNANLGLVWEADIWGKIRNQKAGALASFLQTEEARKAVQTRLVANVAQGYYNLLMLDAQLEIAKKNLKLNDSTLRIINLQFDAGQVTSLAIQQAQAQQLVAAQLIPRLEQGVTLQENALSVLIGTLPKAINRESRLDKMNIPQNLNAGFPSSMLSRRPDIKSAELALTIANAKVGVAKASLYPSLVITASGGINSFKASNWFNVPASLFGLVGAGITQPIFQRGQLKSNLELAKIDREKSVIQFRQSVLNAVGEVSDELTKVEKLKTQYSIAEKRTQTLQQASRNANLLFKSGMANYLEVITAQGNLLQSELELTTIKTEQLNAVVGLYRSLGGGWN; this is encoded by the coding sequence ATGAAACGGTTTAATATCATTACCATCCTGCTCCTTGCTTTAATCTGGAGCGGATGTTCGGTTTCGAAAGATACAGCCTTACCCAATATTGCGCCAGGCTTATTTAGAAACAGTTCACCACAAGACTCTTCGAGCATAGGCACAATGCCCTTAAAGAGTTTTATCAACGACCTCACTGTTCAAAATTTAATTGATACAGCTTTGGTTAAAAATTACGATATGCAGATTGCATTGAAAAATATCGATGCAGCCGAAGTATTGTTTAAACAATCGAAACTGGGTTATCTGCCTGAACTGAAACTGCAGGTGTCGGCAAATTCAAGCCGTCCGAGCGATAACAGTTTAAACGGATTAAGTCTGAACCAGTTTACAGGCTCAACACACATTGAAGATTACAATGCAAACCTGGGTTTGGTTTGGGAGGCCGATATCTGGGGCAAAATCCGCAACCAAAAGGCTGGCGCTTTAGCCAGTTTTTTGCAGACAGAAGAGGCACGTAAAGCCGTTCAAACGCGTTTGGTGGCCAATGTTGCACAAGGTTATTACAATTTGTTAATGCTTGATGCACAATTGGAAATTGCCAAAAAGAACTTAAAGCTGAACGATAGCACGCTGAGGATTATCAATTTACAGTTTGATGCCGGACAGGTAACTTCGCTGGCCATACAGCAAGCCCAGGCACAACAGCTGGTTGCCGCGCAGCTAATTCCCCGTTTAGAGCAGGGTGTAACCTTACAGGAGAATGCTTTAAGCGTACTGATTGGTACTTTGCCTAAAGCCATTAACCGCGAGAGCCGTTTAGATAAAATGAATATCCCACAGAACCTGAATGCAGGTTTTCCTTCGTCGATGTTAAGCCGCAGGCCTGATATTAAAAGTGCCGAACTGGCTTTAACCATTGCCAATGCAAAGGTTGGTGTAGCGAAAGCCAGTTTATATCCATCGTTGGTGATTACCGCAAGCGGAGGCATCAACTCTTTTAAAGCAAGCAACTGGTTTAATGTGCCGGCATCTTTATTCGGATTGGTTGGGGCAGGGATTACACAGCCGATTTTTCAGAGAGGACAGCTGAAAAGCAATTTAGAGCTGGCTAAAATCGACCGTGAGAAATCGGTGATCCAGTTCCGTCAGTCGGTATTGAATGCTGTTGGCGAAGTGTCTGACGAGTTAACGAAAGTAGAGAAGTTAAAAACGCAATACAGCATAGCTGAAAAAAGGACACAAACTTTGCAACAGGCCTCGCGCAATGCCAATTTGTTGTTTAAAAGCGGTATGGCCAACTACCTGGAGGTAATTACGGCGCAAGGCAATTTATTGCAGAGCGAACTGGAGTTAACCACCATTAAAACAGAGCAGTTAAATGCTGTTGTTGGTTTGTACCGCTCGTTAGGGGGTGGGTGGAATTAA
- a CDS encoding TIR domain-containing protein has protein sequence MSETKNVFISHHHKDDKSVTDFTNLLGGKNYNIRNSSIRINKEKNRERLEKKQIPQQTLERLLRMKMRWAGTVVVLIGSQTHSRKWVNWEIEQAAKLGKRIIGVFMQGGKDADMPENLEKFGDGVVGWNSNKIIDALEGKDVGWCNSDGAPRKPENNVIRIGCQ, from the coding sequence ATGTCCGAGACCAAGAATGTATTTATTAGCCATCATCATAAAGATGATAAATCAGTAACTGATTTTACGAATCTATTAGGAGGCAAGAATTATAATATTAGGAATAGTTCTATCAGAATTAATAAAGAAAAAAATAGGGAGCGGTTAGAAAAAAAGCAAATACCTCAGCAAACCTTAGAGCGACTTTTAAGGATGAAAATGCGCTGGGCAGGAACCGTAGTAGTATTAATTGGTTCGCAAACTCACTCAAGAAAATGGGTGAATTGGGAAATAGAACAGGCCGCCAAGTTAGGTAAAAGAATCATCGGTGTTTTTATGCAAGGTGGTAAAGATGCTGATATGCCAGAGAATTTAGAAAAATTTGGTGACGGTGTTGTTGGGTGGAATTCAAATAAAATAATAGATGCTTTAGAGGGTAAAGATGTTGGATGGTGTAATTCTGATGGTGCGCCTAGAAAGCCAGAGAATAATGTTATAAGAATAGGTTGTCAATAA
- a CDS encoding nucleotide pyrophosphohydrolase produces MTEEITAALLKFRDERDWAQFHNPKDLALALNIEAAELLELFLWKNAEDANVDKIKEELADVFSYALLLAEKYNLDVKQIILDKIKLNDSKYPVDKAKGTAKKYNEL; encoded by the coding sequence ATGACCGAAGAGATAACAGCAGCATTACTAAAGTTTAGAGACGAGCGCGATTGGGCGCAGTTTCACAATCCTAAGGATTTAGCCCTTGCCTTAAATATAGAAGCGGCTGAGTTGCTTGAGCTATTTTTGTGGAAGAATGCCGAAGATGCTAATGTTGATAAGATAAAAGAGGAACTGGCAGATGTTTTCTCTTACGCGTTATTGTTAGCCGAAAAATATAATCTGGATGTTAAGCAAATCATTCTGGATAAAATTAAACTCAACGATAGCAAGTACCCAGTAGATAAAGCAAAGGGAACGGCTAAAAAGTATAATGAACTATAA
- a CDS encoding efflux RND transporter permease subunit, which translates to MFQKFIDRPVLSTVISILLVIVGILGLTKLPLERFPNIAPPSVLVTAVYPGANAETILRSVTPSLEEAINGVENMTYMTSSASNDGTLAITVYFQQGTNPDQAAVNVQNRVSQATSQLPAEVVQYGITTTKQQNSFIGAIGVYSEDPKKYDAVFVNNYAQINIIPELKRIPGVGSASVFGGIKDYSMRIWLNPSQLATYKITPNEVITAIQDKNLEAAPGRFGERSNEAFEYIIKYKGKLTKPEEYQNIAIRSNADGSILRLKDVARVELGAYSYGSVNRLNGHDGITIGIIQLSGSNANEIQIAIDKLMAKLSKDFPAGIKFNQFYRTKTDLDESINQVEHTLIEAFLLVFIVVFIFLQDFRSTLIPAIAVPVAIIGTFFFMQLFGFSVNLLTLFALVLAIGIVVDDAIVVVEAVHAKMEENPSLSPRAATTEAMNEITGAIISITLVMAAVFLPVGFMTGSTGIFYKQFALTMAIAIIISAVNALTLSPALAALFLKNKHAEGGHNAPKKGFVEKFYAGFNGGFNYMTNRYVGGLKVLIRNKWISMGGLALIVLLTIFLVGRTKTGFIPTEDQGFVAIAVASPSGTSLANTNKILKQAEAELRAMPSARFVMSLAGYNFLTASNSPSAGQIFLLLKPNEERGAVKNIDEIQNIVRAKMAAISAGTFFVFSFPTVPGFSNVEAMNVMLQDKTNGRLDKFSGVANNFIGKLMAKPAIAYAFTSYKADYPQLQLDVNDEKADQLGVSKKDILQTMQTYFGTAQASDFNRFGKYYRVVVQADVADRTDPASIDRVFVKNKNGESVPISTLVKLTRVYGSETASRYNLFNSIEVNAIPKPGFSSGDAIKAIEETAREQLPTGYAYEFSGQTREEISSGGQSTIIFLLCLVFVYFLLSAQYESYILPLAVILSIPTGVFGVFVVLGLTGIENNIYVQVALIMLIGLLAKNAILIVEFAVQRRKAGLSLVDSAIEAARLRIRPIIMTSLAFVFGLFPMSIATGPSAQGNHSISIGAAGGMVSGVILGLFIIPVLFVIFQALQEKISKKSRNEVVHHNGEPVNNNHVVYETV; encoded by the coding sequence ATGTTTCAGAAATTTATAGACAGGCCTGTACTTTCGACTGTTATTTCCATCTTACTGGTAATAGTTGGTATACTTGGCTTAACAAAGTTGCCCTTAGAGCGCTTTCCAAATATCGCACCTCCGTCGGTATTGGTAACAGCGGTGTATCCTGGGGCCAATGCCGAAACGATTTTACGTTCGGTAACTCCTTCATTGGAGGAAGCAATTAATGGTGTGGAGAACATGACATACATGACCTCCAGCGCCAGTAACGACGGTACTTTGGCTATTACAGTTTACTTTCAACAGGGTACCAATCCCGATCAGGCAGCTGTTAACGTGCAGAACCGGGTTTCGCAGGCCACAAGCCAGTTACCTGCAGAGGTTGTACAATATGGTATCACCACCACCAAACAGCAAAACAGCTTTATTGGCGCTATCGGTGTTTACTCAGAAGATCCTAAAAAATACGATGCCGTTTTTGTGAATAACTATGCGCAGATCAATATCATTCCCGAACTTAAACGTATCCCGGGTGTAGGTTCTGCCAGTGTATTTGGTGGTATTAAAGATTATTCAATGCGTATCTGGTTAAACCCAAGTCAATTGGCCACTTACAAAATTACACCCAATGAAGTGATCACCGCCATTCAGGACAAAAACCTGGAAGCAGCACCTGGTCGGTTTGGGGAAAGAAGCAACGAAGCCTTTGAATATATCATTAAATATAAAGGTAAACTGACCAAACCAGAGGAATATCAGAATATCGCGATCCGTTCTAATGCTGATGGTTCTATATTACGTTTAAAAGATGTAGCCCGTGTAGAATTGGGTGCTTATAGTTATGGTAGTGTAAACCGTTTAAACGGACATGATGGTATTACCATTGGTATAATCCAGTTATCAGGCTCAAATGCCAACGAAATCCAGATTGCCATTGATAAACTGATGGCAAAACTATCTAAAGATTTCCCTGCAGGTATTAAGTTCAATCAGTTTTACCGTACCAAAACCGATCTTGATGAATCCATCAATCAGGTGGAGCACACTTTGATAGAAGCCTTTTTACTGGTATTTATCGTTGTATTTATCTTCCTTCAGGATTTCAGGTCTACTTTAATTCCGGCTATAGCCGTTCCGGTTGCGATTATCGGTACTTTCTTTTTCATGCAGTTGTTCGGCTTCTCTGTTAACCTTTTAACCCTGTTCGCGCTTGTACTGGCCATAGGTATTGTGGTAGATGATGCGATTGTGGTGGTAGAAGCGGTGCATGCCAAAATGGAAGAAAACCCTTCGCTTAGTCCGAGGGCGGCAACTACCGAGGCGATGAATGAAATTACCGGGGCCATTATATCGATTACATTGGTAATGGCGGCCGTATTTTTACCGGTTGGTTTTATGACCGGCTCAACAGGTATTTTCTACAAACAGTTCGCCTTAACCATGGCTATTGCCATCATTATATCGGCTGTTAACGCCTTAACCTTAAGTCCTGCGCTGGCGGCCTTATTTTTAAAGAACAAACATGCCGAAGGTGGACATAACGCACCTAAAAAAGGTTTTGTAGAAAAGTTTTATGCAGGTTTTAACGGTGGCTTCAATTATATGACCAACCGTTATGTTGGCGGCTTAAAAGTGCTTATCCGCAACAAATGGATCAGTATGGGCGGGCTTGCCTTAATCGTTCTGCTTACCATTTTCCTTGTAGGCAGAACAAAAACAGGCTTTATCCCGACAGAGGATCAGGGTTTTGTGGCTATCGCGGTTGCCAGTCCATCGGGAACATCATTGGCCAATACCAATAAAATATTAAAACAGGCCGAAGCAGAGTTGAGAGCAATGCCATCAGCAAGATTTGTGATGTCGTTGGCTGGTTATAACTTTTTAACCGCATCAAACAGTCCTTCAGCCGGCCAGATTTTCTTATTGTTAAAACCAAACGAGGAAAGAGGGGCGGTTAAAAATATCGATGAGATACAAAATATCGTAAGGGCTAAAATGGCAGCCATATCTGCCGGTACCTTCTTTGTATTCAGTTTCCCTACGGTTCCGGGCTTTAGTAACGTAGAGGCCATGAACGTAATGTTACAGGATAAAACGAATGGCAGGCTGGATAAATTTAGTGGTGTAGCAAATAACTTTATCGGAAAGTTAATGGCGAAACCGGCTATTGCTTATGCTTTTACTTCTTATAAAGCAGATTATCCGCAGTTACAATTGGATGTTAACGACGAAAAAGCCGATCAGTTGGGCGTAAGCAAAAAAGATATCCTACAAACCATGCAGACTTATTTTGGTACTGCGCAGGCATCAGATTTTAACCGCTTTGGTAAATATTACCGGGTAGTGGTTCAGGCTGATGTGGCCGACAGAACCGATCCGGCAAGTATCGACCGTGTGTTTGTTAAAAACAAAAATGGAGAAAGTGTGCCGATTAGTACCCTGGTTAAATTAACCCGCGTATATGGTTCTGAAACGGCTTCGCGTTATAACCTGTTTAACTCTATCGAGGTAAATGCGATCCCTAAACCGGGCTTTAGTTCTGGTGATGCGATTAAAGCGATAGAAGAAACTGCCAGAGAACAATTGCCAACGGGTTATGCTTACGAATTCTCCGGACAAACACGTGAGGAGATTTCTTCAGGCGGACAGTCTACTATAATCTTCCTACTTTGTTTAGTGTTTGTTTACTTCTTATTATCAGCACAGTACGAGAGTTACATCTTGCCATTGGCAGTAATACTTTCTATCCCTACAGGTGTATTCGGTGTGTTTGTGGTATTGGGCTTAACCGGTATCGAAAATAACATTTATGTACAGGTAGCGCTGATTATGCTGATTGGTTTGCTGGCTAAAAACGCCATCCTGATTGTGGAGTTTGCCGTGCAGCGACGAAAGGCAGGTCTCAGCTTGGTTGATTCGGCTATAGAAGCAGCGCGATTGAGGATCAGGCCAATTATTATGACATCACTTGCCTTTGTGTTTGGTTTATTCCCGATGAGTATTGCAACAGGTCCATCGGCTCAAGGTAACCACTCTATCAGTATTGGTGCTGCAGGTGGTATGGTATCGGGTGTAATTTTAGGTTTGTTCATCATTCCGGTACTGTTCGTCATCTTCCAGGCCTTACAGGAAAAAATATCAAAAAAATCAAGAAATGAGGTTGTTCACCACAATGGAGAACCTGTAAATAATAATCATGTAGTTTATGAAACGGTTTAA